A DNA window from Chloroflexota bacterium contains the following coding sequences:
- a CDS encoding superoxide dismutase — MAYEAKDYSKLIGMEGFSETLLKNHFTLYQGYVTNTNKLMDMLASMLKEGKVGTPEYAELKRRMGWEFNGMRLHEYYFENLGGKAAIDKSGKLVKKLAENFGSYEDWEKDFKGTGTMRGIGWVILYEDNVSGKLFNQWINEHDVGHPAGCVPILVMDVFEHAFITDYGLKRADYIEAFFKNINWSVAESRLK; from the coding sequence ATGGCTTACGAAGCGAAAGATTATAGCAAGTTGATTGGCATGGAGGGTTTTAGCGAGACGTTGCTAAAGAATCACTTTACCCTTTATCAGGGCTATGTAACAAATACCAACAAGCTGATGGATATGCTGGCTTCTATGCTGAAGGAGGGCAAGGTTGGCACGCCGGAATATGCTGAACTGAAACGGCGGATGGGCTGGGAATTCAACGGTATGCGGTTGCATGAGTATTACTTCGAAAATCTCGGCGGCAAGGCAGCGATAGATAAGTCGGGAAAGCTGGTAAAGAAACTAGCGGAGAACTTTGGTAGCTATGAGGACTGGGAGAAGGATTTCAAGGGCACAGGTACCATGCGCGGCATCGGCTGGGTCATTTTATATGAGGACAATGTAAGCGGAAAGCTCTTCAACCAATGGATAAATGAGCATGATGTTGGCCATCCTGCTGGTTGTGTGCCAATTTTAGTAATGGATGTCTTCGAACATGCCTTCATCACTGATTACGGGCTGAAGCGGGCTGATTACATCGAGGCCTTCTTTAAAAACATAAACTGGTCTGTTGCCGAAAGCCGGCTGAAGTAA
- a CDS encoding desulfoferrodoxin FeS4 iron-binding domain-containing protein encodes MAKVKAVGEIFRCEICGNVVEVKKVGGGELVCCGKPMILAK; translated from the coding sequence ATGGCAAAAGTTAAGGCAGTTGGGGAAATCTTCAGGTGTGAGATTTGTGGGAATGTGGTTGAGGTGAAGAAGGTTGGCGGTGGTGAGCTGGTTTGTTGTGGTAAACCAATGATATTAGCCAAATAA
- a CDS encoding CoA-binding protein, producing the protein MSLEADILKTYRNVAIVGASSNPERPSYRVVRYLMKHGYHVIPVNPSVQEILGKTSYPDLSSIPEKVEVVDIFRRSDEVMPIVDEAIKIGAKVVWMQEGVINEEAAAKVRDAGLLVVMDKCMRKQHMQLVRGERRKKARGE; encoded by the coding sequence ATTTCACTAGAAGCTGATATCTTAAAGACATACCGAAATGTGGCTATCGTTGGGGCATCGTCCAATCCGGAGCGGCCCAGCTATAGGGTAGTTCGTTATCTCATGAAACATGGTTATCATGTAATTCCAGTTAACCCTAGTGTACAAGAGATATTGGGCAAGACTAGCTATCCCGACCTCAGCTCAATACCTGAAAAAGTGGAGGTGGTGGATATATTCCGAAGGTCGGACGAAGTGATGCCGATTGTTGACGAAGCGATAAAAATTGGGGCTAAGGTGGTGTGGATGCAAGAAGGGGTTATCAATGAGGAAGCCGCAGCTAAAGTTAGAGATGCCGGGCTCTTGGTGGTCATGGACAAATGTATGCGTAAGCAACACATGCAACTTGTTCGAGGTGAACGTAGAAAAAAGGCAAGGGGTGAATAG
- a CDS encoding type 1 glutamine amidotransferase: MSLKGKRIAILAEQDFEDSELVEPLKAVKEAGAQVFVVGSGSQTSYRGKRGKATINVDIDADKVRADDFDAIIIPGGYAPDKMRLHQPMIDLVRKAHDLGRVIAAICHGPQLLISADIVRGRRLTSWPSVTIDLKNASAIWVDEPMVKDGNIITSRKPSDLPLFNRAIIQALGG; the protein is encoded by the coding sequence ATGTCATTAAAGGGAAAGCGTATTGCCATACTGGCAGAGCAGGATTTTGAGGATTCCGAACTCGTCGAGCCTTTGAAGGCAGTGAAGGAAGCTGGTGCCCAGGTGTTTGTAGTGGGCAGCGGCTCCCAGACGAGCTATAGGGGCAAGAGAGGCAAGGCGACTATAAATGTCGACATCGATGCCGATAAAGTTAGAGCTGATGATTTTGATGCTATCATCATCCCCGGTGGTTATGCCCCTGACAAGATGCGACTGCACCAGCCTATGATTGATTTGGTAAGGAAGGCACACGATTTAGGCAGGGTGATAGCGGCCATTTGTCATGGCCCACAACTGCTCATCTCAGCGGATATAGTGAGGGGGCGCCGTCTCACTTCGTGGCCTTCGGTGACAATAGACCTTAAGAATGCCAGCGCCATCTGGGTAGATGAGCCCATGGTTAAAGACGGCAATATCATTACTTCTCGCAAACCATCTGACTTGCCGCTATTTAATCGCGCAATCATCCAGGCTCTTGGAGGATAA
- a CDS encoding Rieske 2Fe-2S domain-containing protein — translation MKFVEVVKKHDLTNGTMKEVKIEGHDILLAKVADKYYAIDNRCPHFGGNLSRGRLEGTVVTCPLHGSQFDLSDGHVVRWLKGSGVFSAIGKTLKSPRSTIAYKIKVEGDKVLVEV, via the coding sequence GTGAAGTTTGTCGAGGTGGTTAAAAAGCATGACCTTACGAATGGGACGATGAAAGAGGTCAAAATTGAAGGTCATGATATTCTCTTGGCTAAGGTTGCCGATAAATACTATGCTATTGATAACCGCTGTCCTCATTTCGGTGGTAATTTATCCAGAGGTCGTCTTGAAGGGACTGTGGTCACCTGTCCACTGCATGGCTCACAGTTTGACTTAAGTGACGGCCATGTAGTCCGCTGGCTGAAGGGCTCCGGTGTTTTCTCTGCTATAGGAAAGACTCTCAAGTCGCCGCGATCTACTATTGCGTATAAGATTAAGGTCGAAGGCGATAAAGTGTTGGTTGAGGTTTAG
- a CDS encoding M28 family peptidase: MVNHLKRLLLQFLAFLLLSLFFSLIPALLAVLGNTSSYAQALLNIWYGLLPPIALLLLAYLLYRNEANWLTFLGRAWMGVGTWFLLQLALESLTTVSPLLSLLSLPAKFAGGLLVRHPVGYVAYFSGWGLLSGIIVFLLGGLALYIFGYRLKSETYGRMTSNVNTKPAFVVSTIVLVFLLVAIPLSIYAISKPTTGNFVEGVAQPSEDEIYGHIKDVYDFGPRRPGSASYQDAAADLTAWLKSSAPPVTIESTTFDYWEERKWQLVIEPNGDNPTEMECYFWPYSGQTPPEGITAQLVYLGQGTEADFQAVDVKEKMALISLPPINIGWNELKLFSYMAYDPDNLAAGNSHPYPIGWILHSFNIYPRLEQAGAVGAVYILEDYPNMGPLTYYAPYDGQIRSVPSLYIREEDGEILKKRLQEGPLEINLVLDATISRGGGEAINIYTVLPGKSDRNFIISSHFDSPWPSGVEDSSGVGMVLALARYYAQVPPEERHRTMVFLFTGSHFVGEPSSDDFIERHKEGMLSDSLFYMCIEHIADNWPYSNYVEARGVFFKENPVAISLYAVLLQRYGLYGTLLFPTVTPLGVPTDAGPLSREGLPVVSYISGPVYLFDAADTLERVPRDQLVPLANLYIDFIENLNRYPDFMLRFNINTLARLLTAFVFSPLIAIGFVAQPRRKEDKI, from the coding sequence TTGGTTAACCATCTAAAGCGGCTGCTTCTCCAGTTCCTGGCCTTCTTGCTACTCTCCTTATTTTTCTCCCTTATTCCGGCACTATTGGCAGTATTAGGTAACACATCAAGCTATGCGCAGGCTCTCTTAAATATATGGTATGGCCTGCTCCCACCGATAGCCTTGCTGCTCCTGGCTTATCTCCTGTACCGCAATGAGGCTAACTGGCTGACATTTCTGGGCAGAGCCTGGATGGGAGTGGGCACTTGGTTTCTATTGCAGCTAGCCTTGGAATCCCTGACCACAGTTTCACCGCTTCTGTCGCTCTTATCGCTACCGGCTAAATTTGCCGGAGGGCTCCTGGTAAGACATCCGGTCGGCTATGTGGCTTATTTTTCTGGCTGGGGACTGTTGTCAGGGATCATCGTTTTTCTCCTCGGCGGATTAGCCCTGTACATTTTCGGCTACCGCCTCAAAAGTGAAACCTACGGGCGGATGACAAGTAACGTTAACACTAAGCCCGCCTTTGTAGTCTCAACAATCGTTCTGGTGTTCTTGCTGGTCGCAATACCTCTATCAATTTATGCCATCTCCAAACCTACCACAGGCAATTTCGTTGAAGGCGTTGCTCAACCCTCCGAAGATGAAATATATGGACATATAAAGGATGTCTACGATTTTGGCCCACGGCGACCGGGTTCGGCGTCATATCAAGACGCCGCTGCTGATTTGACTGCCTGGCTCAAAAGCTCAGCCCCCCCGGTCACTATAGAGAGCACAACATTCGACTATTGGGAAGAGAGGAAATGGCAACTGGTTATAGAGCCTAATGGAGACAATCCAACTGAAATGGAATGTTACTTCTGGCCCTACAGCGGTCAGACACCACCTGAAGGTATCACTGCCCAGCTTGTCTACTTGGGCCAGGGTACGGAAGCAGACTTTCAGGCTGTTGATGTCAAAGAAAAGATGGCACTGATATCTTTGCCGCCCATAAATATCGGCTGGAACGAACTGAAGCTATTCTCCTACATGGCTTATGACCCTGACAATCTCGCTGCTGGCAACAGCCATCCATACCCCATTGGCTGGATACTCCATTCTTTCAATATCTACCCAAGACTTGAACAAGCCGGTGCCGTAGGCGCGGTTTACATACTGGAAGATTATCCCAATATGGGACCGCTTACCTATTACGCTCCCTATGACGGCCAAATCCGCTCAGTGCCCAGCCTGTATATCCGAGAAGAAGATGGTGAAATACTTAAAAAGAGGCTGCAGGAAGGACCATTGGAAATCAATCTAGTCCTCGATGCAACCATATCCAGAGGTGGTGGAGAAGCGATCAATATCTACACTGTTCTACCGGGCAAAAGCGACAGAAACTTCATCATCTCTTCCCATTTCGACTCTCCCTGGCCCAGCGGTGTAGAGGACAGCTCCGGAGTGGGCATGGTTCTGGCTCTTGCCCGCTACTACGCCCAAGTCCCACCGGAAGAGCGCCACCGGACGATGGTTTTCTTGTTCACCGGCTCCCATTTTGTTGGAGAACCATCCAGTGATGATTTTATCGAGCGGCACAAGGAGGGAATGCTCTCAGATAGCCTCTTTTATATGTGCATCGAGCACATCGCCGACAACTGGCCTTATAGCAATTATGTAGAGGCAAGGGGCGTGTTTTTTAAGGAGAACCCCGTGGCTATCAGCCTTTATGCCGTATTGCTCCAGCGCTACGGACTTTATGGCACCCTTCTGTTTCCCACAGTAACCCCGCTTGGCGTTCCTACCGATGCCGGCCCACTCAGCCGTGAGGGATTACCCGTGGTCAGCTACATAAGCGGCCCAGTTTATCTTTTCGATGCCGCTGACACACTGGAACGTGTGCCTCGCGACCAGCTAGTACCACTGGCAAACTTGTACATCGATTTCATTGAAAACCTGAATAGATATCCAGACTTTATGCTGCGTTTCAATATCAATACGTTAGCCAGATTACTCACCGCATTCGTATTCAGCCCCCTAATCGCTATTGGCTTCGTCGCCCAGCCGAGAAGAAAAGAGGATAAGATATAG
- a CDS encoding cupin domain-containing protein, with protein MERIEKQLEAKVTKLAELVDYQDGSIVSREIIGKKTGTVTLFAFDQGQRLSEHTAPFDALVYVLEGEAEIVISGKPLRVKQGEMVIMPANQPHALKAIKGFKMILTMIKA; from the coding sequence ATGGAACGTATCGAAAAACAACTTGAAGCAAAGGTTACGAAACTGGCTGAACTGGTGGACTATCAGGATGGCTCTATAGTTAGCCGGGAAATCATAGGCAAGAAGACCGGGACAGTAACTTTATTTGCCTTTGACCAGGGGCAGAGACTTAGTGAGCACACGGCACCTTTTGATGCTTTAGTTTATGTACTTGAGGGCGAAGCGGAAATCGTCATCTCTGGAAAACCTCTTCGTGTGAAACAAGGCGAGATGGTTATAATGCCTGCTAATCAGCCACATGCCCTTAAGGCGATTAAGGGATTTAAGATGATACTGACGATGATAAAGGCTTAG
- a CDS encoding ferritin-like domain-containing protein gives MKKEEIIALLNEDLEGEHGAIIQYLTHAYAMGEGEMACEIEAIAREEMRHLDWLADAIVGLGGKPSMKRGKMRMEGKSVSDWMKRNVLLEKDAITMYKEHIKAIGDRKTKRLLKRVLSDEESHHGDFAHFVDKAKKEGAKDLRGDRKDKVAKILNWGIEHEYTVVLQYLLHSYLAKNEEMKLEMQDQAINEMQHMGWLAEEMVSGKGNPKLEHTKIDKSTKMGDMLRADIKIEKEVAAEYDRAAKEVTVPDLKKLLKRIRDHELYHIEVFDDLLKEVEK, from the coding sequence ATGAAAAAGGAAGAAATCATTGCTTTACTTAATGAAGACCTCGAGGGCGAGCATGGCGCTATTATCCAGTATCTGACCCATGCCTATGCCATGGGTGAAGGTGAGATGGCTTGTGAGATTGAAGCCATTGCCCGAGAGGAGATGCGCCATCTTGATTGGCTAGCTGATGCTATAGTGGGGTTAGGTGGTAAGCCCAGCATGAAAAGGGGCAAGATGCGCATGGAAGGCAAGTCGGTCAGTGATTGGATGAAGAGAAATGTGCTGCTGGAAAAGGATGCCATAACTATGTATAAGGAGCACATTAAGGCTATCGGTGACCGCAAGACAAAACGGTTGCTGAAACGCGTATTATCGGATGAGGAGTCCCATCATGGTGACTTCGCCCATTTCGTAGACAAAGCAAAGAAGGAAGGTGCTAAAGACCTGCGGGGTGACCGCAAGGATAAGGTGGCTAAGATTCTTAACTGGGGTATTGAACATGAATATACAGTAGTTCTGCAATATTTACTGCACTCATATTTGGCAAAGAATGAGGAAATGAAGCTGGAGATGCAGGACCAGGCGATAAATGAGATGCAGCATATGGGCTGGCTGGCTGAGGAGATGGTCAGCGGCAAGGGTAATCCTAAACTGGAGCATACCAAGATTGATAAATCGACCAAGATGGGTGACATGCTCCGCGCTGATATTAAGATTGAGAAAGAAGTAGCTGCAGAATATGACCGAGCTGCCAAAGAAGTAACCGTGCCTGACCTGAAAAAGCTGCTTAAGCGAATAAGGGACCACGAATTGTATCATATAGAGGTATTCGACGACCTACTGAAGGAAGTAGAGAAATAA
- a CDS encoding rhodanese-like domain-containing protein, producing the protein MELIKKGFSDVKVLKGGYEAWKAAGYPIESTGN; encoded by the coding sequence CTGGAGTTGATCAAGAAGGGCTTCTCTGATGTGAAGGTCTTAAAAGGAGGGTATGAAGCTTGGAAGGCAGCGGGCTATCCAATAGAATCCACCGGGAATTGA
- a CDS encoding DOMON domain-containing protein, whose product MRKPQLKLEMPGSWWSWTNVCVSNTCNLFEVNVEKRQGVNRMIFKQSSWMRFRRRFAVLVAFSVLFVILGAACSPLQVPPEPSPAPPSASLPQTPSTPSAPQPAEWSADGVITAGEYAGVQTFGDYEIQWTSDGNYIYIGMKAKTSGWLAVGIQPGTRMKDADMVLGFVKDDKATIYDFFCTGDYGPHSPDTELGGANDILEFGGKEAGGYTTIEFKRLLDTGDKYDISIFKGANKIIWSYGLDDQSTQKHVSRGYGEIEL is encoded by the coding sequence ATGAGGAAGCCGCAGCTAAAGTTAGAGATGCCGGGCTCTTGGTGGTCATGGACAAATGTATGCGTAAGCAACACATGCAACTTGTTCGAGGTGAACGTAGAAAAAAGGCAAGGGGTGAATAGAATGATTTTTAAACAGAGCTCTTGGATGAGATTCAGACGCCGTTTCGCCGTACTGGTTGCATTCTCTGTGTTGTTCGTCATCTTGGGTGCAGCTTGTTCACCACTACAGGTACCCCCAGAGCCATCGCCAGCTCCTCCGTCGGCATCCTTGCCGCAAACGCCATCTACTCCCTCAGCACCGCAGCCAGCCGAATGGTCAGCTGACGGTGTGATTACCGCCGGGGAATATGCTGGGGTGCAGACATTTGGCGATTATGAAATACAATGGACTAGCGACGGAAATTATATATACATTGGCATGAAAGCTAAGACGAGCGGCTGGTTAGCCGTGGGCATACAACCGGGGACAAGGATGAAGGATGCTGATATGGTGCTGGGTTTTGTCAAGGATGACAAAGCCACCATTTATGACTTCTTCTGTACTGGAGACTATGGTCCGCATTCTCCAGATACTGAACTTGGCGGCGCCAATGACATCCTCGAATTCGGCGGCAAAGAAGCAGGTGGCTATACCACCATTGAATTCAAGCGCTTGCTGGATACCGGCGATAAATATGACATTTCAATCTTCAAAGGTGCTAACAAAATCATTTGGTCCTATGGTTTGGATGACCAGTCGACGCAAAAGCACGTTAGTCGCGGATACGGGGAGATAGAACTGTAG
- the wrbA gene encoding NAD(P)H:quinone oxidoreductase, with protein MKIKIVFYSMYGHIYRMAEAVAEGAREVEGAEVELLQVPELIPDEVLEKSGAKKAREAFVHIPIAKPSDLADADAIIFGTPTRFGNMCAQMRNFLDQAGGLWAKNALVGKVGSVFTSSGTQHGGQETTIISFHITLLHLGMVIVGLPYSETRQTTTDEITGGSPYGATTITGPDGSRMPSDNELAMARFQGRHVANIARKLAGR; from the coding sequence ATGAAGATTAAAATAGTCTTCTACAGCATGTACGGGCATATCTACAGAATGGCGGAAGCTGTAGCTGAAGGTGCCCGTGAAGTGGAAGGAGCCGAGGTAGAACTGCTTCAAGTTCCTGAATTGATTCCTGACGAGGTTTTGGAGAAATCAGGGGCTAAAAAGGCGCGTGAAGCATTTGTTCACATCCCGATAGCCAAACCAAGTGATTTAGCTGATGCCGATGCCATAATCTTCGGTACCCCAACACGCTTCGGCAATATGTGTGCCCAGATGCGTAATTTTCTGGACCAGGCAGGAGGGTTATGGGCAAAGAATGCTCTTGTGGGCAAAGTGGGCAGTGTCTTTACCTCCAGCGGCACCCAACATGGCGGACAGGAGACAACCATCATTAGCTTCCACATTACGTTGCTTCATCTTGGGATGGTGATTGTGGGGCTGCCTTACTCAGAGACCCGCCAGACTACAACAGATGAGATAACCGGGGGCAGTCCCTATGGAGCGACGACAATAACAGGGCCAGATGGCAGTCGTATGCCCAGTGACAACGAGCTGGCCATGGCACGGTTTCAGGGCAGGCATGTAGCTAACATAGCTAGGAAACTCGCAGGCAGATAG
- a CDS encoding rhodanese-like domain-containing protein yields MKSLRQKVIYITVVITVLTAVMGLSCSKPESEVSVQIAPPALEETPVPEPVSSPTLLEWVPRISIEELLGKMESNANIVIVDTRYEDQYNVDHIKGAVSAPLATIIAGQWVPPSDKEIILYCS; encoded by the coding sequence ATGAAGAGTCTAAGGCAAAAAGTTATCTATATTACAGTGGTTATTACTGTACTGACAGCGGTTATGGGTCTATCATGTTCGAAACCCGAGTCTGAAGTCTCCGTGCAAATTGCACCGCCTGCACTTGAGGAAACGCCTGTACCAGAGCCTGTGTCTAGCCCTACGCTTTTAGAATGGGTGCCTCGTATATCAATTGAGGAATTATTGGGGAAAATGGAGAGCAATGCCAACATCGTTATTGTGGATACTCGATATGAAGACCAATACAATGTGGATCATATCAAAGGGGCGGTATCCGCTCCGCTTGCCACAATAATAGCAGGGCAATGGGTGCCTCCATCTGACAAGGAGATTATCCTCTATTGCAGTTGA
- a CDS encoding oxidoreductase, with translation MKRAVSSVIVLVVFLLLILAAGFACAVGKPVGEAGKLQPVEIREYQGEKLSSINEFRENSIKGPQNVNLESYRLKITGMVTNPKTYAYDEVINNYQNYEKIVTLDCVEGWSVDILWRGLLVRDLLAEAKVLPDAEVVIFHAYDGYTTSLPVNYIINNDILVAYSMNGVTLPTERGFPFQLVAESKWGYKWIKWITEIELSDDVDYRGYWESRGYSNSADLDDGFFER, from the coding sequence ATGAAAAGAGCAGTCAGCAGTGTAATTGTTTTGGTTGTGTTTCTTTTATTGATTTTAGCAGCTGGTTTTGCCTGTGCCGTAGGTAAACCTGTGGGTGAAGCAGGCAAACTGCAGCCTGTGGAGATAAGAGAGTATCAAGGCGAAAAGCTTTCCTCAATAAATGAATTTAGAGAGAATTCCATAAAAGGCCCGCAGAATGTGAATTTGGAAAGCTACAGGCTCAAAATAACCGGAATGGTAACAAATCCTAAGACTTACGCTTACGACGAAGTCATTAACAACTATCAGAATTACGAGAAAATTGTAACGCTTGATTGTGTTGAGGGGTGGAGTGTAGACATCCTTTGGAGAGGTTTGCTGGTGAGAGATTTGCTTGCAGAAGCAAAGGTTTTGCCAGATGCGGAGGTGGTTATATTTCATGCCTATGATGGGTACACAACCTCCTTACCCGTCAATTACATAATCAATAATGACATACTAGTCGCCTACAGTATGAACGGCGTTACTCTTCCCACAGAAAGAGGTTTTCCTTTTCAGCTTGTGGCTGAAAGCAAATGGGGATATAAGTGGATAAAATGGATAACGGAAATCGAGCTATCTGACGACGTCGATTATAGAGGCTATTGGGAGAGTAGAGGCTATTCTAACAGTGCCGACCTTGACGACGGCTTCTTTGAAAGATGA